Sequence from the Gammaproteobacteria bacterium genome:
CGGCACAACACTGAAGGTGCGCCGCTTGCCGAGAAAGTCACCGGTCTCGCACACCGGCCCGACGACGTCGTAGACGCGCGAAGCGACATCTTCGCGTCGTTCCACAGGCACGATCTCCTGCCAGGCATCGTACAGTGCGGGTCGCATCAGATCGTTCATCGCGGCGTCCACCACGGCGAATTCGTGTGTCTCGGTGTGCTTCAGGTATTCGATGCGGGTGACGAGGATGCCGGCGTTACCCATGATGGCGCGTCCCGGCTCCAGGAGTACCTCGTAGCCGGAGTCCCGAACCACCGCCAGCAGGGCACTCGCGTAGTCCTGTGGGAGTGGCGGGTCCTCGTCCCGGTAGCGGATCCCGAGTCCACCGCCAAGGTCCAGATGGCGGATGGGGATCCCGTCGGCGATCAGCGCCTCGGCCAGCCGGTGCACGCGCTCGAGGGCGACCATAAAAGGGTCGAGATCCGTCAATTGCGAACCGATATGGCAGTCGATCCCGGTGACCTCGATATGGGTCATGGCGGCGGCGCGGCGATAGCTCTCGCGTGCCAGGCTGATGTCGATGCCGAACTTGTTCTCGCGCAGCCCGGTGGAGATATAGGGGTGTGTGCGTGCGTCGACGTCCGGATTGACACGCAGGGACACCGGTGCCACCGTGTCCATCGTCGAGGCGATTTCCTGGATCCGATCCAGTTCCTGAGGCGACTCCACGTTGAAGCAGCGGATCCCGATCTGCAGCGCCCGGCGGATCTCGTCCTCGCGTTTACCGACCCCCGAGAAGACGACCTTCTTCGCATCGCCACCGGCGCACAGTACGCGTTCGAGTTCACCCACCGATACGATATCGAAACCACTGCCGAGCCGAGCCAGTACGTCCAGGACGGCGAGGTTCGAATTGGCCTTGACCGCGTAACAGATCAGGTGAGGATAGTTATCCAGCGCCGAATCAAACGCCCGCCAGTGCCGCTCCATCGTCGCGCGAGAATAGACGTAGCAGGGCGTCCCGAAGCGCTCGGCGATCTTGGCGACCGCAACCTCTTCGGCAAAAAGACGCCCGTCCTTTTCGTTGAAATGGTCCATATCCGGGTAACCCCTCAGGGCTTCGGGCAGGACTTTTCGGAACACTCCGGCAGATAGAGCGCCCCGGTCTGGCCGCATCCGGACAGAACCGTCATGTAAAAGAGAGCGCAGAGCAGCGCGGCAAGCGCTATTGGTCGGAAAGCGGGTGTCATCACGTAGTTACGGCGGGTGCCCGTATCGAAGGATTCTGTTGCAATCGGGGCAGTATAACGAGTCACACGGGATGCGATAAGGCTGGCAGCCCGGGAACGTAGTCGACAAGGGCTAACCTTGCTGAAAATTGATAGTGATCGTGCTAGGGTCATGACAGATCCGTCTTTGCAAGCGCGCGGCAGATGCTTAACCTATGCCCGTGATGAATACACCACTCCTTTCCTGTGTGGAGCTTGAGACCGGAGCGTCTCCGGTCGCCTCGGTGATCTGGCTGCACGGCTTGGGCGCTGACGGACACGATTTCGAACCGATCGTGCCGGCACTCGACCTGCCGGCCGAGCTCCCGCTGCGGTTCATCTTCCCCCATGCACCGGTGCGGGCCGTGACACTGAACGCGGGTATGCGCATGCGTGCCTGGTTCGACATCTATGGATTGAACCCGGATTCCCGCCTGGACGAAGCGGGAATCCGCGAAGGAAGCCGGGAGATCGCCCGCCTTGTCGCCAGGGAGGGGGAACGTGGTGTGCCACCACGGCGGATCGTACTGGCGGGCTTCTCGCAAGGGGGTGCCATCGCGCTGCATGCGGGACTGAGCGCACCACGACCAGCGGCGGGGATCATGGGCCTTTCCACATTTCTGCCGCTCGGCGAATCGATCGTCGGAGATTATCGTCAGAATGGCACCGGGACTCCTGTGTTCATGGCCCATGGGAGACTGGATGAGGTCGTCCCCTGCCAGTGGGGCGAACTGTCTGCCACTCATTTGAAATCAATTGGTTACAAAGTCGAGTGGCACACCTATAACACCGGGCACGGGATCGGCGCGGGCGAGATCTCCGATATCCGCAGCTGGCTGATGGCGGTGCTGGGCGACGGGGGAGGGTGAAAGTGGCCCCTTTTGGGTCTAAACTAAGCAGATTATGAACGCGATCAAGGTCTGTCTGAGGACGGAACTTCGCCCGTCCAGCGGATACCGGCCTGCCGAGCCGTTGTGGAAGCGCGCCCCGACCCGCGATGACTTGGGACGGCCGTTAAGCGATTTCATGATGATCGTCCCTTCGCTGTCGAAACGGCCGGAACACGAGATCCGCAACACCCTGCGCACGATAGAGCAGGTGCTCCTGACCTATGGCCATGCCGTGGTTTTCGCCGACATGAACCTCAAGCTCAATACCCTCTGGGTCACCGTCCGGCCCATCCCGGGCATCTGCCTGGAACTGCCCGCCGCCATCAAGATGCAGGTGCCCGAGGCCCTGCTGGTCGGGCAGAAACAAGATTAATAATCCTTGACCCGCCAACGAAGCGTTGGTGGAATGCGCTCCGCTTTTACACCCTACCTATTTGATTTTATTTGAATAAATTTGTGTAGGGTGGACAAGTGAAACGCAGTCCACCAGCAGCCCGTCGTTCCGGCATCAGGATTTCCCCGTTTCGAGCCGGGTGCGGGCCGCACCGACCTGGGCGAGCACCTGCGATGGGGCCGTGCCGCCGTGAAGGTCGCGTGATTCGACCGAACCCTCCAGTGTCAGCACCGAAAAGACGTCGTCGCCGACGCGCGTCGAGACCGCGCGCAGTGTCTCGAGTGAAAGCTCGTGTAGGTGCTTTCCCTGCTCGATCGCCAGCTGCACGACGCGCCCGACGATCTCATGGGCGTCCCGGAACGCCACACCTTTGCGCACCAGGTAATCGGCCAGGTCCGTGGCGGTGGAATAGCCTTCGAGTGCCGCTTCGCGCATCCGTTCGCGGCGCACGCGCAACGCCGGCATCATCTCGGCATAGGCTCGGAGACTGTCCCAGACCGTGTCGACCGTATCGAACAACGGTTCCTTGTCTTCCTGGTTGTCCTTGTTGTAGGCGAGCGGCTGGCCCTTCATCAGGGTCAACAGGCTTACCAGGTTGCCGTTGACCCGCCCGGTCTTGCCGCGTACCAGCTCGGGCACATCGGGGTTCTTTTTCTGCGGCATGATCGAGGACCCGGTGCAGAAGCGGTCGGGCAGCTCGACGAAATCGAACGGGGCGGACATCCACAGCACCAGTTCCTCGGAGAACCGCGACAGGTGCGTCATCAGGATGGCGGCGGCGGCGCAGAACTCCATGGCGAAGTCCCGGTCGGAGACCGCGTCCAGGGAATTGCGTGTCGGCCGCTCGAAGCCGAGCTGCGCGGCGGTATATTCCCGGTCCAGCGGGAACCCGGTTCCGGCGAGCGCTGCCGCACCCAGCGGCATCACGTTGACGCGGCGGCGACAGTCCGCAAGCCGCTCGCGGTCGCGGTCCAGCATCTCGAACCAGGCCATCATGTGATGCCCGAAGGTCACCGGCTGCGCGACCTGCAGATGGGTGGATCCCGGCATGATGGTGCCGGCCTCGCGCTCGGCGATATCGAGCAGTGCATCCTGCAGCCTTCGGACCTGCGCGTCGATGTCGTCGATGCGGGAGCGCAGGTACAGGCGGATGTCGGTGGCGACCTGATCGTTACGCGACCGGCCGGTATGGAGTTTCTTTCCGGCCTCGCCGATGCGCTCGACCAGACGCGCCTCGATGTTCATGTGGACGTCTTCCAACGCCCGGGACCAGACGAAAGACCCTTGTTCGATCTCCGCCTCGATCGCGGACAGCCCCCGATCGATGGCCTCGCACTCGTCCTCGCAGATCACACCGACCCGGGCTAGCATGCGGGCGTGCGCGCGCGACCCGGCGATATCTTCGGCGTAGAGGCGCCGGTCGAAATCGACCGAGGCGGTAAACGCCTCGACGAACTCGTCGGTCGGCTCACTGAAACGTCCTCCCCAGGGTTTGTCCGGTCCCTTTCCCATTCGCCTGTCTCCTCAGGGGTTCGCCTTCGCTGGATGCGCGGGTCATACCACGGCCTGGACGATCGACTCGGCACCCTAAAAAAAAATGGACTACATGTTACGCTTAGACGAGGGATTGTATAAGAAAGATCAGCACCGCCATCAGGGAGTCACGCGGTCGCTGGGGCAGGGGGGGGTGGATAACATCTCGTGAACGACAGGCCCGAAGCGGTGCGGAACCCGGAACCGTCACCGACGTTTCTGCCGGATTTCTGCGATACGCGCGTCATCATGCGCGTCATCTTCATGAGCGAGCTGCTCGCGCTCATCCTGTCGCTGGCGGCCTGGGTGTCGGGTCGAGGCTTCTGGACGAGCCTGTTCATGACCTCGATGTTCGTGCAATGGGTAGCGCTCGGCAACGTGCTGCTCCTGTGCCTCACCCGTACCTGGTTGCGCAACCGCTCGACGCGCACGGTCATGTCCACGAGCTATTTGATCATCCTGCTGGTCACCGTCCTGGTGTCTCTCGGCGCCCTGTCGCTGACACCCGGTTCCACGAGACTCCCGGCGGACTCCCTGATCTTCGTCCTCGGCAACGTTGGCATCAGCGC
This genomic interval carries:
- the lysA gene encoding diaminopimelate decarboxylase, with protein sequence MDHFNEKDGRLFAEEVAVAKIAERFGTPCYVYSRATMERHWRAFDSALDNYPHLICYAVKANSNLAVLDVLARLGSGFDIVSVGELERVLCAGGDAKKVVFSGVGKREDEIRRALQIGIRCFNVESPQELDRIQEIASTMDTVAPVSLRVNPDVDARTHPYISTGLRENKFGIDISLARESYRRAAAMTHIEVTGIDCHIGSQLTDLDPFMVALERVHRLAEALIADGIPIRHLDLGGGLGIRYRDEDPPLPQDYASALLAVVRDSGYEVLLEPGRAIMGNAGILVTRIEYLKHTETHEFAVVDAAMNDLMRPALYDAWQEIVPVERREDVASRVYDVVGPVCETGDFLGKRRTFSVVPGDLLAVRSAGAYGFSMSGNYNSRPRPAEVLVDGADVHLVRNRETLEDLMRGERTLPGVGRS
- the argH gene encoding argininosuccinate lyase, producing the protein MGKGPDKPWGGRFSEPTDEFVEAFTASVDFDRRLYAEDIAGSRAHARMLARVGVICEDECEAIDRGLSAIEAEIEQGSFVWSRALEDVHMNIEARLVERIGEAGKKLHTGRSRNDQVATDIRLYLRSRIDDIDAQVRRLQDALLDIAEREAGTIMPGSTHLQVAQPVTFGHHMMAWFEMLDRDRERLADCRRRVNVMPLGAAALAGTGFPLDREYTAAQLGFERPTRNSLDAVSDRDFAMEFCAAAAILMTHLSRFSEELVLWMSAPFDFVELPDRFCTGSSIMPQKKNPDVPELVRGKTGRVNGNLVSLLTLMKGQPLAYNKDNQEDKEPLFDTVDTVWDSLRAYAEMMPALRVRRERMREAALEGYSTATDLADYLVRKGVAFRDAHEIVGRVVQLAIEQGKHLHELSLETLRAVSTRVGDDVFSVLTLEGSVESRDLHGGTAPSQVLAQVGAARTRLETGKS
- a CDS encoding carboxylesterase: MNTPLLSCVELETGASPVASVIWLHGLGADGHDFEPIVPALDLPAELPLRFIFPHAPVRAVTLNAGMRMRAWFDIYGLNPDSRLDEAGIREGSREIARLVAREGERGVPPRRIVLAGFSQGGAIALHAGLSAPRPAAGIMGLSTFLPLGESIVGDYRQNGTGTPVFMAHGRLDEVVPCQWGELSATHLKSIGYKVEWHTYNTGHGIGAGEISDIRSWLMAVLGDGGG
- a CDS encoding lipoprotein, with protein sequence MTVLSGCGQTGALYLPECSEKSCPKP